The following are encoded together in the Patescibacteria group bacterium genome:
- a CDS encoding nucleotidyltransferase domain-containing protein: MSKVEAKKIVKKYAENLKAKKYPFSAVYLFGSFAKGIPSKWSDIDVAVISKEVDKDWMGSKMKLWKFSEGIDDRIEPHGFSPEDFKDYWNPMAHEIKKTGIRVA; encoded by the coding sequence ATGTCAAAAGTTGAAGCCAAAAAAATAGTTAAAAAATACGCGGAAAATTTAAAGGCTAAAAAGTATCCTTTTTCAGCCGTATATTTATTTGGCTCCTTCGCCAAAGGAATTCCTAGCAAATGGAGCGATATTGACGTGGCAGTTATTTCCAAGGAGGTAGATAAGGATTGGATGGGATCAAAAATGAAATTATGGAAATTTAGCGAGGGGATTGATGATCGGATTGAACCGCACGGTTTTTCTCCCGAAGACTTTAAGGATTATTGGAATCCAATGGCGCATGAAATAAAAAAGACGGGAATTAGAGTAGCCTAG
- a CDS encoding SipW-dependent-type signal peptide-containing protein, with product MNIRNVFLNKKALVSLSVVAIVAVIVIGGTMAYFNDTETSTGNKFTAGKFNLLVGSECTYNGVSQAPCNWVKKDLASELFFNFDDIKPGDSGENTITLKVDNNDAWICAELANLVGDDNGCDSPENKVDNTCGAGQGELQDNLYFTIWKDNGAGANACNNILDADETAIVSDQSAENLLWPIADSEHGPAITGDTDYCVGVAWNVPIATSNIIQTDSLVGDVKFTAVQARNMNNFKCSDLYTEICGDQKDNDYDGQIDEGCAEICDGIDNNGNGQIDEGFTNTDGDAQMDCIDPDDDNDGVTDFGDNCSLIANPDQRDSDSDAIGDACDECVPATEVCDGIDNDCDGSTDETFPQQQQNPCYCNIPPPGGSYPSIYQCVNGVVSCICPN from the coding sequence ATGAACATCAGAAATGTCTTTTTGAATAAAAAAGCGCTTGTCAGCTTGTCGGTCGTAGCTATAGTCGCTGTTATTGTAATTGGCGGAACAATGGCTTACTTTAACGACACGGAAACTTCCACAGGGAATAAATTCACGGCCGGGAAGTTTAATCTGTTGGTTGGCAGTGAATGTACCTATAACGGTGTATCGCAAGCCCCTTGTAATTGGGTAAAAAAAGATTTAGCCAGCGAATTATTCTTTAATTTTGACGATATCAAGCCGGGGGATTCGGGAGAAAATACCATAACTCTTAAAGTTGATAACAACGACGCCTGGATTTGCGCAGAATTAGCGAATTTAGTAGGAGATGATAATGGCTGCGATAGTCCGGAAAATAAAGTTGATAACACCTGTGGAGCCGGACAAGGCGAACTGCAAGATAATTTATATTTTACTATTTGGAAAGATAACGGCGCCGGAGCGAACGCCTGCAATAATATTTTAGATGCGGATGAAACGGCTATCGTCAGCGACCAATCAGCGGAAAATTTACTCTGGCCGATCGCCGATTCGGAGCACGGCCCGGCGATTACCGGCGACACGGATTATTGCGTGGGCGTAGCCTGGAATGTGCCGATTGCCACTTCAAATATAATTCAAACCGACAGCTTAGTGGGAGATGTTAAATTTACCGCGGTTCAGGCGCGCAATATGAATAATTTTAAATGTTCGGACTTATATACGGAAATTTGCGGCGATCAGAAGGACAATGATTATGATGGACAGATAGATGAAGGCTGCGCTGAAATATGCGACGGCATAGACAATAACGGCAACGGGCAGATAGATGAAGGATTTACAAATACTGACGGCGACGCGCAAATGGATTGTATTGATCCGGATGATGATAATGATGGCGTGACAGACTTCGGCGATAATTGTTCATTGATTGCAAACCCCGATCAAAGGGATTCGGATTCAGACGCCATAGGCGATGCTTGCGATGAATGTGTTCCCGCGACAGAAGTTTGCGATGGAATAGATAATGATTGCGATGGGTCCACAGATGAAACATTTCCCCAGCAACAACAAAATCCCTGCTATTGTAATATCCCGCCACCGGGCGGTTCTTATCCTTCCATTTATCAATGTGTAAATGGCGTTGTAAGTTGTATCTGCCCTAATTAA
- a CDS encoding SipW-dependent-type signal peptide-containing protein, which translates to MKKILISLSIIATVAAVVVGGTMALFNDMETSTGNIFTAGSIDLKVDHLAQTYNGDDCETCSLILYSGDGGAQVTAGVNTVITSFPYPALLVTPTTITTQYWITHPTAKWIWATDPTLAGDAGINGAVTYTFEDKFNWWGGAVSVDLLMNVAADNQYQILLNGTSIASGLGSAQYTTLDPIAEGTFLAAVQSGENTLTFIVTNLSQTNPAYNTPLNNPGGLLYYLKVERDSEDCNANSAFLQNCTLFGEKDLATGDHFWMFDDVKPGDYGTNLISLHVSSNDAFACLITNNINDQENDIVDPETAAGDLPNVGNQSGYGELSPFIKAFAWYDDGDGVYEGETVISGPNVPLSTAIGTITLPTSSTKNIGVAWCAGTQTVVGNVISCNGASMGDIAQTDSFTADVTAYAVQQRNNGDFNCARLIQ; encoded by the coding sequence ATGAAAAAAATACTTATCAGTTTAAGTATTATTGCTACGGTAGCGGCGGTAGTGGTTGGCGGAACAATGGCGTTGTTCAACGACATGGAAACTTCAACCGGAAATATTTTTACAGCCGGCAGTATTGATTTGAAGGTTGACCATTTGGCGCAAACATATAACGGAGATGATTGCGAAACATGTTCGCTCATACTTTACAGCGGCGACGGCGGAGCGCAAGTAACCGCAGGAGTAAATACTGTAATCACTTCATTTCCGTATCCCGCTCTCTTAGTAACGCCCACTACTATCACTACGCAATACTGGATAACCCACCCAACAGCCAAATGGATTTGGGCTACAGATCCAACACTTGCAGGTGATGCTGGCATTAATGGTGCTGTTACTTACACCTTTGAAGACAAATTCAATTGGTGGGGTGGCGCTGTTAGCGTTGATCTTCTAATGAATGTTGCGGCCGATAACCAGTATCAGATACTTCTTAACGGCACCTCTATAGCATCCGGTTTAGGCAGTGCTCAATACACAACGCTTGATCCGATTGCTGAAGGCACATTCTTAGCGGCGGTTCAATCAGGAGAAAATACGCTTACGTTCATCGTCACTAATTTAAGCCAGACGAATCCTGCATACAACACTCCTCTCAATAATCCGGGTGGTTTGCTTTACTACCTTAAGGTGGAGCGTGATTCAGAGGACTGTAACGCAAACAGCGCGTTCTTGCAGAATTGCACGCTTTTTGGCGAGAAAGATTTAGCCACTGGCGACCACTTCTGGATGTTTGACGATGTTAAACCCGGCGATTACGGCACAAACTTAATCAGTTTGCACGTGTCTTCAAACGATGCTTTCGCCTGTTTGATAACAAACAATATTAATGATCAGGAAAATGATATTGTTGACCCGGAAACTGCGGCCGGCGATTTGCCAAATGTTGGCAATCAAAGCGGATATGGCGAACTTTCGCCGTTCATTAAGGCCTTTGCCTGGTATGATGACGGTGATGGAGTTTATGAAGGAGAAACGGTTATTAGCGGGCCAAACGTGCCGCTAAGCACGGCTATCGGCACCATTACGCTTCCGACATCCAGTACTAAAAATATTGGGGTCGCTTGGTGCGCGGGCACTCAAACTGTAGTAGGGAATGTTATTTCCTGCAACGGAGCGAGTATGGGTGATATCGCCCAGACCGATTCCTTTACCGCTGACGTCACCGCTTACGCGGTCCAGCAGAGGAATAACGGCGACTTTAACTGCGCGAGATTGATACAATAA
- a CDS encoding TasA family protein translates to MKKIIISLGVIGAVAAVVVGGTMAYFNDTETSTGNIFTAGSIDLKVDHTLATYNGQACVGDCAETGSELILNGGFETPVVTDNGGQYQIYPSGISGWAVESGALELQRNGVAGAPHGGVQLTELDSTQSSSISQTIATVPGGKYRLHFWYSPRPNNAANDNNIGFTVKVVSNSSVIINDTVGGGAAGSGNTVWTEHIYDFIAVDGSTKIVFSDAGTINNMLGGYIDDVSMFALNCTETGFPYGGQCHLWNEKDLGDSDQFWNFPDVKPGDHGTNVISLHVDSNDAFVCLLNNSVQNIENGVVEAEGADTEPTGELSGYMDLFIWNDENGNGIYEPAGEASLYEDGFNPVAMTRLSLPAGGNDNLGVAWCVGNQSVSHTTGAISCDGTGNQDNAQTDKVVADIVLYAVQQRNNAGFTCASLNLPQLVY, encoded by the coding sequence ATGAAAAAAATAATTATTAGCTTAGGCGTTATCGGCGCGGTAGCGGCAGTAGTAGTCGGCGGAACAATGGCTTACTTTAACGACACGGAAACTTCAACCGGTAATATTTTCACGGCCGGCAGTATTGATTTGAAAGTTGACCACACTCTCGCAACCTATAATGGACAGGCGTGTGTTGGCGATTGCGCGGAAACAGGGAGCGAACTTATCCTGAACGGCGGATTTGAAACGCCGGTAGTAACGGACAACGGCGGTCAATATCAGATATATCCGAGCGGGATTAGCGGATGGGCGGTAGAGTCTGGCGCTCTTGAACTTCAGCGCAACGGCGTAGCGGGCGCTCCGCATGGCGGCGTTCAACTTACAGAGCTAGATAGCACCCAATCATCTTCAATATCACAGACTATCGCCACGGTTCCGGGCGGTAAATACCGTTTGCATTTCTGGTACTCGCCTCGGCCGAATAACGCGGCGAATGACAATAACATCGGTTTTACGGTAAAAGTTGTAAGCAACAGTTCAGTTATCATTAACGATACTGTCGGCGGCGGAGCAGCCGGAAGCGGGAATACGGTCTGGACTGAACATATTTATGACTTCATCGCGGTTGACGGTTCAACTAAAATAGTTTTTAGCGATGCCGGAACAATTAACAACATGCTTGGCGGATATATTGACGACGTATCAATGTTCGCGCTTAATTGCACGGAGACAGGATTTCCTTACGGAGGACAGTGCCATCTTTGGAATGAAAAGGATCTTGGCGATAGCGATCAGTTCTGGAATTTTCCTGATGTTAAACCCGGAGATCATGGCACTAATGTTATTTCTCTGCATGTTGACAGCAATGACGCTTTTGTTTGTTTATTAAACAATAGTGTTCAAAACATAGAAAATGGCGTTGTTGAAGCCGAAGGAGCTGATACAGAACCGACAGGTGAGCTTTCCGGATATATGGATTTGTTTATTTGGAATGATGAGAACGGCAATGGCATTTATGAACCAGCGGGAGAAGCTAGTCTTTATGAAGACGGATTTAACCCGGTGGCTATGACCAGATTATCTTTACCGGCAGGCGGAAATGACAATTTAGGAGTGGCTTGGTGCGTAGGCAATCAAAGCGTTAGCCATACAACCGGCGCTATTTCCTGCGACGGAACCGGCAATCAAGATAACGCGCAAACAGATAAAGTAGTGGCTGATATTGTTCTTTATGCTGTCCAGCAAAGGAATAACGCCGGATTTACTTGCGCGAGTTTGAATTTGCCACAGCTAGTATACTAA
- a CDS encoding SipW-dependent-type signal peptide-containing protein produces the protein MNIRNVFLNKKVLVSLSIVAVVSAIVIGGTIAYFSDTETSTGNKFTAGKFNLKIDNTCHYNGRECICDGACEWAGTDEECFCTWEAKDLTNELFFNLGDVKPGDYGEDTISLHIDNNDAWMCAELSNLKNNDNGCENPEFKDETSAYGASYETCANPGLGQGELQSNLLFSIWKDNGVGADHACNNIKD, from the coding sequence ATGAACATCAGAAATGTCTTTTTGAATAAGAAAGTACTTGTCAGCTTGTCAATCGTGGCAGTAGTTTCCGCCATCGTCATCGGCGGAACGATCGCCTATTTTTCCGACACGGAAACTTCCACCGGCAATAAATTCACGGCCGGGAAGTTTAATTTAAAAATTGACAACACTTGCCATTATAACGGCAGGGAATGTATTTGCGATGGAGCCTGCGAATGGGCGGGGACGGACGAAGAATGTTTTTGCACCTGGGAAGCCAAAGATTTAACCAACGAGCTTTTCTTTAATTTAGGAGACGTTAAGCCCGGCGATTACGGCGAAGACACGATTAGCTTGCATATAGACAACAACGACGCCTGGATGTGCGCCGAGCTTTCTAATTTAAAAAACAATGATAATGGCTGTGAAAATCCGGAATTTAAAGATGAAACGTCAGCTTATGGCGCGAGCTACGAAACCTGCGCTAACCCTGGGCTGGGCCAAGGCGAACTGCAAAGCAATTTATTATTCAGCATTTGGAAAGATAATGGCGTCGGAGCGGATCATGCTTGCAATAATATTAAAGAC
- a CDS encoding HEPN domain-containing protein, which produces MKNNYKKLVKYWQETAAYDYDTMKSLVKSQRYASSLFFGHIVLEKILKALVVNETKAHAPYTHNLILLIKISKIKLNEEEMDLLKAVNDFNIEARYPEYKLKFYKLCTKEYAKNKIEEIDNLYKKLCQKLKPKK; this is translated from the coding sequence ATGAAAAATAACTATAAAAAGCTGGTAAAATATTGGCAAGAAACCGCCGCCTATGATTATGATACGATGAAAAGTTTAGTGAAAAGCCAGCGCTATGCCAGCAGTTTATTTTTCGGGCATATCGTTTTGGAGAAAATTTTAAAAGCCTTGGTAGTAAATGAGACTAAAGCGCATGCTCCCTATACGCACAATCTTATTCTGCTAATAAAAATTTCTAAAATTAAGCTAAATGAAGAAGAAATGGATTTGCTAAAGGCGGTTAATGATTTTAATATAGAAGCGAGATATCCTGAATATAAGTTAAAGTTTTACAAACTTTGTACCAAGGAGTACGCGAAAAATAAAATTGAAGAAATTGATAACTTATATAAAAAATTATGTCAAAAGTTGAAGCCAAAAAAATAG
- a CDS encoding TasA family protein, which translates to MKKIIISLAMIAAVGALAIGATTAFFSDTETSTGNTFTAGAIDLKVDSQCTYNGVSSNECGTWGQNDGKDIVGEKFFSFIDLKPGDQGENTISLHIDNNPAYVCAKIAITSDLDKTCTEPELLNDTGCAVDTAGYGGEIAENLSLAWWADDGDNILEDAEESFLFYLSEMPLSSMLAYGTDNTLYLTLADSSQNFFTNVAGPMNGSQTYHFGLRWCFGSMAIDKSGTGNPAITCNGANVDNGSQTDSLTGDLAFSAIQARNNGTFVCADTFKQHGTSW; encoded by the coding sequence ATGAAAAAAATTATAATTAGCTTAGCCATGATCGCGGCCGTCGGCGCGTTAGCCATCGGCGCCACCACGGCTTTCTTCTCGGACACCGAGACTTCCACCGGCAACACCTTTACCGCCGGAGCGATTGATTTGAAAGTGGATAGCCAATGCACTTACAATGGCGTATCTTCTAATGAATGTGGAACTTGGGGACAAAACGATGGTAAAGATATTGTTGGTGAAAAATTCTTCAGCTTTATTGATCTGAAACCAGGTGACCAGGGAGAAAACACCATTAGTTTGCACATAGATAACAATCCAGCCTATGTTTGCGCAAAAATTGCAATAACAAGCGACTTAGATAAAACCTGTACAGAGCCAGAACTGCTTAATGATACCGGCTGTGCAGTTGATACGGCAGGTTATGGTGGTGAAATTGCAGAAAACTTGTCTTTAGCTTGGTGGGCTGATGATGGAGATAATATTTTAGAAGATGCTGAAGAATCATTTTTATTCTATCTAAGCGAAATGCCTCTTAGCAGTATGTTAGCTTATGGCACCGATAATACGCTTTATTTGACACTTGCTGATAGTTCTCAGAATTTCTTTACAAATGTTGCCGGACCTATGAATGGTTCACAGACATATCATTTTGGCCTGCGATGGTGTTTTGGTTCTATGGCTATTGATAAATCAGGTACTGGCAATCCTGCTATCACATGTAACGGAGCAAATGTGGATAATGGTTCACAAACAGATAGTTTAACCGGCGACTTAGCTTTCTCTGCAATACAAGCAAGAAATAATGGAACCTTCGTCTGCGCTGACACATTTAAGCAGCATGGAACGAGTTGGTAA